In Cydia strobilella chromosome 8, ilCydStro3.1, whole genome shotgun sequence, one DNA window encodes the following:
- the LOC134743767 gene encoding methionyl-tRNA formyltransferase, mitochondrial — MSNKMTLTYSLKIRLFKRLLNEKHLFYHDYSSNSRYNVLFFGSDGIALKSLKKINEFRKSANCVNRLDLVTTNNSKHRSVTEEYAQKENLKTIPWPLQNLQQLDYDIGLIVAFGHLIRDHVLEKFPLGMVNVHPSLLPRWRGAAPIIHTLLHGDQLTGVSLMRIKPNIFDVGEIISQRTVPVPKDILLPELTEQLSEIGADMLVDCMRTLPESLANAKPQSDEGVTYAKKINKSISDVRWSDMTATEVYNLYRAIYGLYPLTTTFRNKQLKLFDAFLDVTVDNSYVSKPVGSLEFCEKKNAIKVLCKDSRYIYFRSLRIVGKKEITALDFYNGYIKNMPIEKRKCMVVK; from the exons atgtcaaacaaAATGACATTAACATATAGCCTTAAAATTCGATTATTTAAAAGATTATTAAATGAAAAACACTTATTTTACCACGACTACAGCAGTAATTCTCGTTATAATGTTCTGTTCTTCGGATCGGACGGTATAGCATTAAAAAGTTTGAAGAAAATAAACGAATTCCG AAAATCCGCAAACTGTGTCAACCGCCTCGATTTAGTTACCACTAATAACTCAAAGCACCGATCAGTCACAGAGGAGTACGCTCAGAAAGAGAATTTGAAAACAATACCATGGCCATTGCAAAATCTTCAGCAACTGGACTACGATATTGGGCTGATTGTAGCATTCGGACATCTAATACGAGATCATGTCTTAGAAAAATTTCCTTT AGGCATGGTGAATGTGCACCCAAGCCTGCTGCCTCGCTGGCGCGGTGCGGCTCCCATCATCCACACTTTGCTGCACGGAGACCAGCTAACTGGAGTCAGTCTAATGAGGATCAAACCTAACATTTTCGACGTGG GTGAAATCATCAGCCAAAGAACTGTACCTGTGCCTAAAGACATTTTGCTGCCGGAGCTGACAGAACAGTTATCCGAGATTGGTGCTGACATGCTAGTAGACTGTATGAGAACCTTACCGGAGAGCTTGGCTAATGCTAAACCGCAGAGCGATGAAGGTGTCACTTACG ctaAAAAGATCAACAAAAGCATCAGTGACGTCAGATGGTCAGATATGACTGCGACCGAGGTCTACAACTTATACCGAGCTATATATGGATTGTACCCACTTACCACAACGTTTAGAAACAAACAATTGAAACTATTTGATGCATTTTTAGATGTAACTGTAGATAACTCTTATGTTAGCAAACCAGTGGGGTCCCTCGAATTTTGCGAAAAGAAAAATGCAATAAAAGTCCTATGCAAAGATAGTAGATACATATATTTTAGATCACTTAGAATAGTAGGGAAAAAAGAAATAACTGCACTAGATTTTTATAAtggatacataaaaaatatgccGATAGAGAAAAGAAAATGTATGGTGGttaaatag